Within Cydia fagiglandana chromosome 10, ilCydFagi1.1, whole genome shotgun sequence, the genomic segment GGGGAAAACACCAACCTTTGAGGTCATCACAAACGGGCAGCCACGTGTATCGATCGTAGACTTAACCCTGACTGGGGGACCACCGAGACGTGGCCAAAATCAGCTCAAGATACATGACTGGAAGGTGGATACGGAGATTTGCCCTTCTTCCGACCACCATGCCATAACATTCAAAATTACAACATCACCACAAAAGGAAGCTATAAAGTCAAACTATCCACCTTCCGATATGACACTTCCAAGATAAAGTGGAGCGAGATCTCGGAAGACATTAGGGAAGCTCTCCATTCCAAAATGCCCTCCTCAAACTTTTTGGCAACGTGCACCGAGTATCAACTTGACACAGAAATTTTCTATATGACTACCGATATCACTGAAACTTTTGATGAGCTAGTCCCTAGATCCAAAGGACCTCCCACGCGAGCACCATGGTGGAATGATGACCTAGAAGATAAAAAGAAAGCGGTCGTACAAAACCACCATAGACTATGCAAAGCTGTACGTAGAAATACACCTTTGGAAGAAATCCTAAAAGAGAGAGACGAATTACGCAAATCCTATTCTGATGCCTGCTGTCAAACATCGACCACGGCTTTTAGAGACTTCTGCCAAAGACAGGGTAAGGAGGATGTATGGGCGGTCACCAATCGACTAATAGGAACACGACCCTTAACCCAACCGCCTGCTACACTGCAATTACCAGACGGAACGTACACTGTCAACAGTGAGGATACGGCAAATGCACTACTTAACACCTTTTATCCAGACGATGATGAGAACACTGACACTACTAATCAGCTTAACATAAGAAGTCAGATGCGTGATCCTCCTGACACCCCGGATGAACCACCGTTTACAGTGACCGAAGTCTTAGAAACACTTAAGACAATAAGCCATAAGAAAGCGCCCGGATCCGATCACCTGACAGCTGATATCTGCTTGGAGGTCACTAAATTGTTTCCTGAGTCAATTACTGCCATAATGAACAGGTGTCTAGCTCTGAAGTACTTCCCTGACTGCTGGAAAGTTACCACCACTAAAATCATCCCTAAGCCCGGAAAAGATGATTATAATAAGACTTCGGCTTACCGCCCTATTGGCTTGGTACCTAAAGGTGTTCGGCAAACTCTTAgagaaattaattataaatagacTTGTTTTATAGAAAACAAGTCTGCATATAGATGCATGAAAATGACTTTGTCATCCAGAGACAATTCGGGTTCAGACTGCAGACATCTACCACCAATGCAATCCATCATGCACTAAATGTCGTCGACAAAGCTAAAAAAGACAAGAAACTGGTGATTGCTGTTTCCTTAGACATCAAGGCTGCGTTCGACAATGCATGGTGGCCAGCCATCTTCAAACGTCTCAAGCACCTAAGATGCCCCAAAAATATATATGGAATCCTCCTTAGCTACCTAACTAACAGAGGGGTACAACTTGCATTTGCGGACTGCCTCGTGGAAAAAGCAACCACCAGAGGGTGCATACAGGGATCTGTCGTCGGCCCGGTTTTGTGGAACCTAATCTTGGACGACCTATTGGTAATGAATTGGCCAGCTGGCTGCCATATACAAGCATACGCCGACGACATACTCCTTGTGTGCACCTCCAAAACGATCCCTGAACTAGAGCGTGTGACTAATCTCGCACTATAGATGGTTGAGGACTGGGGGAACAGCGTCAAGCTTAACTTCGGCCATGAAAAAACTCGGATGATAGAATTTACTCAAAGGGCAAAACTTGCCAAAATAGTTATGGGAACACACCAAGTGACTTTTACTTCCTCTATGAAATTGTTAGGGATAACTATTGATCAGAAGCTAAGATTTACGTCTCACGCCCTAACCACGATGGAAAAAGTCAAAAAGCTTTTCTACAAACTGCAGACCTTCATCAGACCAACATGGGGCGTGCATCCAGAAAACATTCGCACCATTTATGAGCACGTTGTAGAGCCTATTGTGACCTACGCGGCTTCGGTATGGAAAACGGCACTCAAGTACAAATATGTAAACGGGAAACTATTATCCCTACAGAGGCTCTTTGCAATCAAGTGCATACGCGGGTTCAGGATACTGAGCATGCCTCTCTCCATAACCTTAGCTAAATTAACACCACTACCCGCCAAGGTCAGATATGTGGCAGAAATAGAACTCACTAGAATCTACGGCCACGCATCATTTCTGCCGGATGACTTACGAATAGAATCGCCCGTGACACCCGGAGCCCTTCTTCACCCTGTGCATAGGCAAAGAATAGAGTACCAATTACTCAACACACAGGAAGAGCTGGTTGAGGTGATTAGTAGCCACAGCCATTATGAACCATCTACCTCATCTCAAATCTGGCATATTTACACCGACGGCAGTCAGACTGATGACAAGGTTGGGTCAGCCTTTGTCATCTTAAAACCTAATACCCCAAACAACCCGATTGTCAAAAAGCTGAAGCTTCATAACTGCTGCTCTGTCTTTCAGGCAGAACTGCTAGCCATCAAGGAAGGCCTCCGATTTGCACTCGAGGGACCGGCACACCCCCACAAAATTCTCGTGTTTAGTGACAGCAGAGCGGGGCTAACCGAACTAGCAAACCCCAACAGCTACAATAATCATGCAAACTACATACATAAACTGATCGAAAGGCACAAAGAACACACCACAGTACAGTTTTTCTGGGTCAAAGCTCACTGCGGTATCCTGGGCAATGAGCTAGCCGATGCCGCAGCCAAGTCCGCAACCAAACTGCACCGTACTCCAATATCCCTATCAGCtatattaaacaaaaacttaaaactaaactcgCAGAAGAGAGGGCACTTTTGTACAATAATCCAAACCACTgtaaatatacaaaaacattatttcccACTCACGAACAGCTAATAGACTACGTCAACAAAAATTCACTCACCTTTGCAACAACGCAATATCTCAGCAACCACGGGTTTCATAAGGTTTACCTTTTAAGATTTAAAATCGTAAATAACGACCACTGTCCCTGCGACCCTCCAGAACAAATCAAACAAACATTGGAACACTTATTAAATTAATGCCCAAGGTTTGCAGCTAAACGAACTAATCACGTTATAACATGTCAAAACTTACATATAGACCCTAGCAATAAACAAGAAATCCTCAGTAAAGATTCAACAACCGAAAGCTTTCACGAGTTCCTTgaatatatagttaaaaatCTGAAAAAATTCAACGGTACCTAATCATAATCACCAAATAGACAATACTGCAAACCTTAACATATCCTACCTTTTCCTTGCTTGTCCAAATTACTCTTCGCAGTGCATAGAGTTGATCACACGATCGCTTCTTGCACTCATGCTCTGTTAACACAAAGGTACACTCAACACACACATAACACTTTACAACTCATCACGTACTCTACACTTAATTCTTTCCCGGATCACACAACTACACACCCAGAAACAACGCGTATACCGATAGCGCCGAGTTTATGGCAACAAAACACTTTACAGGGTGGAGGGGTTTAGTCCGTAGGCGGCTGGGAGAAAAAGCTCCAACGCAGCCGAGTCGGGCATGCTGTCGGATACCGGGCCGGCAGTATCCAATGAGGATTACCTCCAcctctgacaaaaaaaaaaaacacgacacGACAACGCAGCGaccgtgatgggcacctttgtgTGTGAGCAGCCCGGGTTTAATAACAGTAGGTAGATGTTTATAcatgtttaatttatatttaagttaagATATATTTAGGTTTAGTGATTAAGGGGATAATGGACGGCCGCTTCTTCATTTCCAGTATTGTACGATTGAAGTAAAagacaaactgccgtattcgaacttcaagatattcacaagagacgacacgtactagatccattctagatacgttatagtttagatatcaactggttctcttttgcagcgcaattcgggcaaccaatgtcacttttacgttagatagcgtaagatatatctattagatgtgaattggatctctaagtcatatcctgaggaaattgttcaagagtatctccagaatcgcgcaaatgtcaaatttgacaggttagatcttaaacattatcgtatcttggtgatgtctaaaagatatctaatacatgtctatttcaaaatcatcCTTAACAATATCTAAAATAGTAAACACAGTAGATCTTTGCACCGAACATGccataattaaatatgttttattaaaaaatattaatatcaagCATTAAATTGTACAGATGTAAAATAATATTCTCAGATTTGTAGAGGTAGGTAAATTACCGATTTCAGCGCCCAGCCACACATTCAAAAGAGCTGCCAATGGTAGCCTGTACCAGGCAGTCAAACTATTGAAAAATATTACTTAagtatcttaaaataaaataaaaagtcatttattgtcgCAACAAAACTTACAGCAACAAATTTGAACAAATCGAACAAAAAGGAAGCAAAAAAGGTTACAGGTTATATAATAAGGTTAAAGTCCAATAGGGTTGTTGACTGTATATAAAATAta encodes:
- the LOC134668325 gene encoding uncharacterized protein LOC134668325 translates to MEKVKKLFYKLQTFIRPTWGVHPENIRTIYEHVVEPIVTYAASVWKTALKYKYVNGKLLSLQRLFAIKCIRGFRILSMPLSITLAKLTPLPAKVRYVAEIELTRIYGHASFLPDDLRIESPVTPGALLHPVHRQRIEYQLLNTQEELVEVISSHSHYEPSTSSQIWHIYTDGSQTDDKVGSAFVILKPNTPNNPIVKKLKLHNCCSVFQAELLAIKEGLRFALEGPAHPHKILVFSDSRAGLTELANPNSYNNHANYIHKLIERHKEHTTVQFFWVKAHCGILGNELADAAAKSATKLHRTPISLSAILNKNLKLNSQKRGHFCTIIQTTVNIQKHYFPLTNS